The Fusarium keratoplasticum isolate Fu6.1 chromosome 4, whole genome shotgun sequence genome contains the following window.
TGGTAGTCGATGGAATAGCTTCAAAGGAGTCAAGAATGGGAGGAGGCAAAAGGACCTCGGACTAATTCGCGTGGACGATTCTTTTCACGATGGCGTTTATCAGGGGGTGTCGCGTGTAAAGTAGACGgctcttgaccttgaaccGGGCCCAGCAACGGTCGCCATTGGGCCATCTTGGGTAGAGCTGCATTCTATTGCCACATCCAGCAAGAGTTGTGTTGCCGAAAGAAACCTCAGTATTTCCTACTTGGTGTTGATAGATGGTGATCAGTCCAAGTACTATTCATGGGTATTCCAATGACCAACCGCAAGAAGGATCATTCTGGCCCATGATAATATTGCGCAACTTCGAATCAACACAAACAATACAGACTCCGTCATTTAACTCTAGGCTACGGCAATATCTCTAGATAACCCAACAAATGTTTGATAACCTGTGGTCGACAGCCAGCAGCTCATGTGGATCCCAAAGGAGTCTTGGATGCACCTCTTGGTGGGGAGCTACCTCTACGTGGCAGGCCAATGAGGGGCCGGCCCTTATCGATAGGAACACTCTGGTTTGCGACTCAGTTGCCTGTcgcaagctcatcatccaAGTTGAACCATCCATTGCCGAAGACTCTTGACCGTAAAAACACATCTCTTAAGCGCCGCCCTTTAAAAGTATTCGAACTCACGAAACAATTCCACTCACAGCACACATGGATATCATCGAAATCACGCTCAACTCAACATGAATCAACCAGATGGACCCATCACCTCCATCGCCGAGCccggcatcaaggccaacttTGAGATGCGCAAGGAGCTGCGAAGCAAAGTCTCGGCACTTCTGGAGAGGAACTCGATGAGCTTCCCGGGCGCGCAGCCTGTGAGCTTCGCCAGACAGCATCTAGACGAGCTCACCAGACAAGAGTATGCCTCCGACTCCAAAGCTGGGCCGCGACGCGCCTCACGACGGTTACTGACCCAGTGGTGTTTAGTTACTACGTCTGCGAAAAGTCGGACGGCATCCGATATCTCCTCTATTCACATGTCGATAACAACAACCAAGAGGCGCACTACCTGATCGATCGCAAGAACGACTATTGGTTCATCCCCAACCGAAATCTTCACTTCCCCCTCGAGAACGACCAAAGCGCATTCCACACTTCTACACTGGTCGATGGCGAGCTGGTCTGGGACAGTCTCCCTAGCGGCAAGAAGGAGCCCAGAttccttgtctttgactgcctggccatggatgggaaCAAGCTTATGGATCGAACCCTCGACAAACGGCTCGCCTACTTCAAAGAGCGACTATACACGCCATATAAGAGGTTGTTCCAGGACTTTCCCGATGAGCTCCAGTTCCAGCCCTTCTACGTCGAGATGAAGCCCTTCCAGCTGGCCTACGGCATCGAGATGATGTTCAAGCAGGTCCTGcccagcctcaagcacggtaACGATGGCCTCATCTTCACTTGCCGCAACACGCCCTACAAGAATGGCACCGACCCCCACATCCTCAAGTGGAAGCCCCCGGAGGAGAACACGGTCGACTTTCGCCTGCGCCTGACGTTTCCCCTGGTGGAGcctgacgaggaggagcgcagCGAGGGCATCACCGAGCCGTTTGTCGACTACGACAGCGTGCCCAAGTCTGACCTGTGGGTCTACCTCGGCGACAGCGGAGAACGGTACGAGCGCTTCGCCCCGGTGTACATCACCGAGGAAGAGTGGGAGATTCTCAAGAGCCTGGGCGATCCTCTGAACAACCGCGTCGTCGAATgcaacctcgacgaccaaGGACGGTGGCGCCTCGTTCGCTTCCGTGATGACAAGAGCGAGGCCAATCACACAAGTACGGTTAAGAGCGTCTTGGAGAGCATCAACGATCGCGTCACGGAGCAAGACCTGTACAAGGCTGCAGGCCGGATACGGGACAACTGGAAGGCCCGCGCCGCTCGTGAATCCCGGTGAGGCACCAAaagcagctcgagaagcgcaaggcccGCTGGTGACTTCGATGAGACCCTTCATCAGGATAATCCGCCTTCCTCTAGAGTATTGAATTTTGGATGTAGGGAATCGGGTACCTAAGATGCTTGGGCAAAAGAGCACAGGGCTAGGGATGGCGTCTGCAAATGCTGATTTTCAAAGCTAAGGCGAGGCGTTGGACAAGGTAATTGGAATATGGAATAGTTTTGTTTTTCATCGCTTCCGTGTTGTGTTTCTAATACAATTCAAGGGTGCGTTTCTCGTTTTTTGCTGCTGCAATGTCGTCGATCAGGCTACACTgagatgatgttgaaggACCACATTCACTTCATGGGAATTGATGGAACATGGTCAAAGAAGTGATGCCGCATTATTTAGACTTGATAAAATCTATACCTAGCACCCAGCCTCTTCTCATTACCTAGGTATGCGGCGTAGAACAAGCCAAAAACGAACCGACAGATCCCCTGATTTTGATTTCCAGCTTCGATGCCAAATCCGACCGATGAAACTCCAAATTCCTAGAGTGGTCCATCCCCTTTTACATTCATACAAGTGTCGTTTCCGCCATGGCGCACCAGTTACAAGGCTAACCCAGCAACAAACACCTCGTGAGAGTCTAGAGGAAGAACATGATGGTCGCAATCAGCATGATGGCACAGCCCAGGTTGGAAGTGCCGTTGCTGCCACCGAAGCCACGCggctcgggcttcttggtgGCACCCGAGACGATGATGGGCGTGACAGCGGTAGGGATGACGGTGACAGTGCCAGAGGGGCCGGCCAccatggtgttgttggcggtCGGGTAGGGAGGCATTTGAACCTGGACCGTCTTGGTAGAGGTGGGAGCGTCGCCGGTTGTCTCGAAGACGACCTCGGTGAAGGTGCTTGTgggggagatgaaggagacgACAGGGGATTCCTGGATGAGGTCCGTGACAGTGATTGTGACAATCGACTTGTGAGTAGTGAGAGTCTTCTGAACTGTGGTCAGCTCTGTAACGGTGCTCATGTCCTCCGCGGGTGGGGAGAGGTCCGTAACAGTGATGACAGTGTGGAAGCTTCCAGTGACAGAGAAGCTCGCGTCGACCTGAGTGACAGTGAAGGGTTCGCCCGAGACGGTAGCATCGGGGAGGCCACTGGTGAGGGACCAGTTGGTCTGGACGTCAGTCACAGTAGAGGGATTGCCCGAAACCGTGGCATCGGGAAGACCAGGGGAGACAGAGAAATCAGTCTCGACGTTGGTGACGGTGTCAGGGCTTCCAGAAACCGTAGCATCAGGGAGACCGCTGGTGAAGGAAAGCTGAGTCTGGACGTTGGTGACAGTGGAGGGCTCGCCGATCACGGTCGCCTCAGGGAGGGCAGCAGACGTGGCCGTGAAGTCCTCACTGGGAACAGGAATGACGGTGACAGTGAAACTCTCAGTCATGGTGACGACCTCGATCTCGCAAACCTCGGCGGAGCTCTCGATGGTGGCAACAGAGATGGAAACATGGACCTCCTCAGGGACGGTAACGTAGGTGGTGCCAGTGACAGTCTCAACCTTGGTAAAGACGTTGTGAGCGCGGCTGGTGGCGTAGATAGTGGAGAGTTCAGTCTTGGTTTCGGTCATTGTCCTAGATTCGATGTTAGAGCCGAGTGACGTCCAAGTGTTAGAGTCTACTACTTACGAAATGGGGTACACGgtaccatcaccatcaccatcacgaCGAACAACGACGTGCCCGTCTCCATgcgccttggcctcagccaTCAGAGCGCCATCATACGCTCGAATCTCCTGCTGGGCTATTTCTGCGTCAGCTATCTCTACCCATAGGAATATTGGTGGTGAGAGGGCTCACTGTAGTGGGAGGCGAGAACACCCATGCCAAACATGACCGCGAGGAGGCAAACAAGAAGAACGAAGCTAATGAGAAGCTTCTTGACTAGGAGAAgacccttgagcttgtcgaaCTTGGACACTCGGGGAgtctcctcgcccttctcgGTATCGATAACAGTTGCCACTGGGCAAGCAGTCAGTTGCAGCGAGCGCAAGAGGTAAGGGCGACAACATACTTGGATCGATGCGATAGCTGAATACAGGTGGTAACGAGCGTGACTGCTGCGATGGTCAGAAATGTATTTCTGCTCATTTCATGTCATGTCATGATGATTTCTTGGTGTGCTTGCGATGTTTCTCTCGGCAGGCAGTCCGGAGGCGCACGcggaggagatgaggatgatcaAGAGGCAGGAAAGCGCAGATGAGCACATACCTATTGGCTAGAAAGAATGAAGCGTCTGTTGGCTTGAGGATCAGCGAGGATCAGGCGTTGGAGTAACGAGGGCGGTGGTGAAGCGAGGTGAAAACGAGCGATGGAGGAAGGAAAGAAATAGAGCGAGGGAAGGAGCTGTGGTGGTGATTCAAGTGCAGATAAACAAAGGCGATGGGCGTTTGCTCAGGCAACAAGGGAAATAATGGAAGATTAGGGCAGTGATTCATCGGGAGGGCGAGAAATAATGGCAAGAGCTGGAAAATATTGCTGTCGGCCGGCGGGCAGCTGGCGGCCAGTGTCAGGGCCGGCAGATGTGATCCAGGTGTTGAGGGGCAAAGATAATGGGACTCAGGTGCCTGTAAATACTCTTGGTGCTGAAAGCTCAGATTGGTAGAGCTCTGAGTGTCTAGGGCGAAATAAATATGAGAATCCTGGCTTACAATGGATGTCGTGACAGCTGATATGGTGAGTTCTCGTCGTCACTTGGCAGCAACAGCTTATCAACTGACAATAGGGAGATGAAGTGAACGACTAGAGTCAAGATACTGTAAatgggagaggaggaaacGGGAGAAATACGCGCTCTCTTCAAGAGGAGAAGCGGTTCAACTTGTACTTGGcggccagccagccaggaCACTCCAGCAGAGCAGGCAAACGCAACACCATATACCACCTCCACCGACGTGAAATGTCCCCTTTCATAGGTGAGCACAAGGCAGATGCAGCACATGGCTCCGTCCTTTCCATCTCAAGGCAGAGAAATGATTCGACCGACGGCAAACGACGCGGCCAAACTTGTGCCACCAGAGATCTTATCCCAAATTGCGCCTCCCATGCCGAAACTGTCGGGGAAGGGAGAACGTTCCAGGGCCGAGTTACAGAAAGGAGAGGCTGTGTGTCCATGTCGGCCGGCGGTGAAATGAGGCAAACATGATCTTGGTGGTACGTCAACGGCCGTGATGGGACGAGTCGAGTATCACCATGTCTCCACGACACATGTATCTGTTGTGTATGTGCGTGTCTCCGTGGTCATTGATACTCAGGAGAAGCAGCTTGAAGATCAGTACGTCGAGGAGGGAGTTCTCTTGGATGTGCAAAGTATGACTGGCTCCTTTCGCACATCGAGTGCCCTCCCATGTCCGCAATGCTGGCTACATTGGGTGCTTTACTCTTTGGTGAACGGTTATTTTGGCTTTGTCACCCATTCATCAACTCGAGGTTTTGTTCTAGTTTAATATGCAATGTGAAATTGGTTCCTACGAGAGTCTAATGTCAACGCCACCTGCAGAATGACACTTGGTGATTAATACTTGCATTGACAGTTGACATCTCGATGCAGTGAATCTCAGCACTCAACGTTGCTAGTTGCATCGCAGCTCTGTTTGACATGCAACCGTATGCGCATATATAAAAACAGCAACTTAAAATTAAAGGATTAAAAGACACCAAATATTGCCAGACAGTGGCCCAAGCCTGGTCCTTTCCTCGTAGCAATGCATCAGTGTTTCGGGGATGGTGGGCGACTGTCACAGATAAATGACGGACGTCCAAATACTCGGAGAATGCAATTAGCCACTGTTTTACTTATAGGCTTGAGCCGAGCATTCTCGAATCCTTCCAGATGCCATTTGCAAAGAGTGCATATTGACTGACCCAGGAATGACGTGGATGATAGCCAGTTGAGAGATGAGAACAGCTCTCGATAGCAGATGCTATTATGCAGCTATCCAGAACAATCAGCTCTCAGTTACCTTGTTGGCGGGGTCCACTAAAAATGCGCCAGCAGGCCCG
Protein-coding sequences here:
- a CDS encoding MRNA-capping enzyme subunit alpha codes for the protein MNQPDGPITSIAEPGIKANFEMRKELRSKVSALLERNSMSFPGAQPVSFARQHLDELTRQDYYVCEKSDGIRYLLYSHVDNNNQEAHYLIDRKNDYWFIPNRNLHFPLENDQSAFHTSTLVDGELVWDSLPSGKKEPRFLVFDCLAMDGNKLMDRTLDKRLAYFKERLYTPYKRLFQDFPDELQFQPFYVEMKPFQLAYGIEMMFKQVLPSLKHGNDGLIFTCRNTPYKNGTDPHILKWKPPEENTVDFRLRLTFPLVEPDEEERSEGITEPFVDYDSVPKSDLWVYLGDSGERYERFAPVYITEEEWEILKSLGDPLNNRVVECNLDDQGRWRLVRFRDDKSEANHTSTVKSVLESINDRVTEQDLYKAAGRIRDNWKARAARESR